From Rhodamnia argentea isolate NSW1041297 chromosome 10, ASM2092103v1, whole genome shotgun sequence, a single genomic window includes:
- the LOC115735064 gene encoding rab GTPase-activating protein 1 isoform X3, which translates to MAEKISHLSHTLEPKRDAYGFALRPQHLQRYREYANIYKEEEDERSEKWKNFLEQQADTAQNCWSQRLHKESLPSGVSEHRDGTVSDRPAEGDDPSDNKPSDSRIGSSPEREVHSTENLRSREHKDRTVSDRPAEGDDPSDNKPSDSPIGSSLEREVHSTENLRSSEHRDGTVSDRPAEGDDPSDNKPSDSSIGSSPEREVHSTENLRSSEHRDGTVSDRPAEGDDPSDNNKPSDSSIGSSPEREVHSTEKLKSDKVPRWANIRPVLGAIENMMSFRIEKAKNVEDDLKGVNGAHLPTVDEVSHLGQNSEDDSEGDVEIDEASNGSTHSCKGERAASEGTPLESSFPWREELECLVRGGVPKDLRGEVWQAFVGVRTRRIERYYQDLLAREASDDEGKALDNSCDVQQKLKKQIEKDIPRTFPGHPALDENGRNSLRRLLIAYARHNPSVGYCQAMNFFAGLLLLLMPEENAFWALVGIIDDYFGGYYTEEMIESQVDQLVFEELMRERFPKLVNHLDFLGVQVAWISGPWFLSIFVNMLPWESVLRIWDVLLFEGNRVMLFRTALALMELYGPAIVTTKDAGDAITLLQSLAGSTFDSSQLVLTACMGFLAITEARLHNLREKHRPSVLEVVEERSRKGRVWKDSKGLATKLYSFKHDTPSLVKETKSIERPEDVAADADASHLDNSSHLEDLLGGLAVDSEVDSLPDLQEQVVWLKVELCRLLEEKRSAILRAEELETALMEMVQQDNRLQLSARMEQLEQEVTELRQALADKKEQETAMLQSYF; encoded by the exons ATGGCGGAGAAGATCTCTCATCTCTCCCACACATTAGAGCCGAAAAG GGATGCATATGGGTTTGCTCTAAGGCCTCAACACTTGCAAAGATATAGAGAGTATGCTAATATTTACAAG GAAGAGGAAGACGAAAGATCAGAGAAATGGAAAAACTTCCTCGAACAACAAGCGGACACAGCTCAAAATTGCTGGTCTCAGAGATTGCATAAGGAGAGTTTGCCAAGTGGAGTAAGTGAGCACAGAGACGGGACGGTTTCAGACAGGCCTGCGGAAGGGGATGATCCAAGTGACAACAAGCCTTCTGATAGTCGAATTGGAAGTAGCCCTGAAAGGGAAGTTCATTCCACAGAAAACTTAAGGTCTAGGGAGCACAAAGACAGGACGGTTTCAGACAGGCCTGCTGAAGGGGATGATCCAAGTGACAACAAGCCTTCTGATAGTCCAATTGGAAGTAGCCTTGAAAGGGAAGTTCATTCTACAGAAAACTTAAGGTCTAGTGAGCATAGAGACGGGACAGTTTCAGACAGGCCTGCGGAAGGGGATGATCCAAGTGACAACAAGCCTTCTGATAGTTCAATTGGAAGTAGCCCTGAAAGGGAAGTTCATTCTACAGAAAACTTAAGGTCTAGTGAGCACAGAGACGGGACGGTTTCAGACCGGCCTGCAGAAGGGGATGATCCAAGTGACAACAACAAGCCTTCTGATAGTTCAATTGGAAGTAGCCCTGAAAGGGAAGTTCATTCTACAGAAAAACTAAAGTCTGATAAGGTGCCAAGATGGGCAAATATTAGACCAGTCCTCGGTGCAATTGAGAATATGATGAGTTTCCGTATCGAGAAAGCAAAAAATGTGGAGGATGACTTGAAAGGTGTAAATGGTGCTCATCTTCCAACAGTTGATGAAGTAAGTCACTTGGGACAAAATTCTGAAGACGATAGTGAGGGAGATGTCGAAATTGATGAGGCATCAAATGGCAGTACCCATTCGTGCAAAGGAGAAAGAGCTGCTAGTGAAGGGACGCCCTTGGAATCTTCTTTCCCGTGGAGAGAAGAACTAGAATGTCTTGTTCGAGGAGGAGTACCCAAGGATCTAAGGGGTGAG GTATGGCAAGCCTTTGTAGGTGTAAGAACACGTCGAATAGAGAGATACTACCAGGATTTGCTGGCACGAGAAGCTAGTGATGACGAGGGGAAAGCGCTTGACAATTCATGTGATGTACAACAGAAATTGAAAAAGCAGATTGAGAAG GATATACCTCGGACATTCCCAGGACATCCTGCTTTAGATGAGAATGGCAGAAACTCATTGAGGCGATTACTTATAGCATATGCACGACATAATCCCTCTGTTGGATACTGTCAG GCAATGAACTTCTTTGCTGGTTTGTTATTGCTTCTGATGCCTGAGGAAAATGCCTTTTG GGCTTTAGTAGGCATCATTGATGACTATTTTGGTGGGTACTACACAGAAGAAATGATAGAATCTCAG GTGGACCAACTCGTTTTTGAGGAGTTGATGCGGGAGAGGTTTCCCAAACTGG TTAATCATCTGGATTTCTTGGGAGTGCAGGTGGCATGGATCTCCGGGCCAtggtttctttcaatttttgtgaatatgCTTCCATGGGAGAGCG TCCTCCGAATATGGGATGTGCTTCTATTCGAAGGGAATCGCGTAATGCTTTTCCGAACTGCTCTTGCTTTGATGGAGTTGTATG GTCCTGCAATCGTCACAACCAAGGATGCTGGTGATGCAATAACTTTGCTACAATCTCTTGCGGGTTCCACATTTGATAGTAGCCAACTTGTTTTGACTGCTTGCATGGGTTTCTTGGCCATAACTGAAGCTCGACTCCATAACTTGAGAGAAAAACATCGTCCCTCTGTCCTAGAGGTGGTTGAGGAAAGATCAAGAAAGGGACGAGTGTGGAAGGACTCTAAAGGGCTTGCCACGAAACTATACAGTTTTAAGCACGATACTCCATCACTtgtcaaagaaacaaaaagcatTGAAAGGCCAGAAGATGTAGCTGCGGATGCAGATGCGTCTCATTTGGACAATTCCTCCCACCTGGAAGATCTTCTTGGTGGCTTGGCTGTTGATTCAGAAGTTGATTCTCTGCCAGATCTCCAAGAACAG
- the LOC115735065 gene encoding glutathione S-transferase L3-like isoform X1, whose translation MAPPRSAVVENLPPSLNSSAEQPPLFDGTTRLYTCYTCPFAQRAWITRNCKGLQDKIKLVPLNLQDRPAWYKEKVYPMNKVPALEHNGKIVGESLDLIKYVDSNFEGPSLFPDDPEKRKLGRELWSHVDEFMKIVYTSFKGEGPKECGSAFDHLESALGKFEDGPFFLGQFSGVDIAYIPFVERFQVYLSEVWKYDITAGRPKLAAWIEEMNKIDAYKQTKTDPIELVEYYKMRFTAQQ comes from the exons ATGGCTCCTCC TCGCAGTGCCGTGGTAGAGAACTTGCCTCCTTCGTTGAACTCCAGCGCCGAGCAACCTCCTCTTTTCGATGGAACAAC AAGGTTGTACACCTGTTACACATGCCCATTTGCTCAGCGCGCCTGGATCACGAGGAACTGTAAG GGACTCCAGGACAAGATTAAATTAGTTCCTCTTAATCTTCAAGACAGGCCTGCTTGGTACAAGGAGAAAGTCTACCCCATGAATAAG GTCCCGGCTTTGGAGCACAACGGGAAAATCGTCGGAGAGAGCCTAGACCTCATCAAATACGTGGACAGCAACTTTGAAGGGCCTTCTCTTTTCCCTGAT GATCCTGAAAAGAGGAAGCTTGGTCGTGAACTGTGGTCGCATGTTGATGAATTCATGAAGATAGTCTACACTTCATTCAAGGGAGAAGGACCGAAAGAATGTG GCTCTGCTTTCGATCATTTGGAGAGTGCTCTTGGCAAATTTGAGGATGGACCATTCTTTCTCGGACAGTTCAGTGGG GTGGACATTGCTTACATCCCATTTGTTGAAAGATTCCAAGTCTACTTATCTGAAGTATGGAAATATGACATCACTGCTGGCAGACCTAAGCTAGCAGCATGGATTGAG GAAATGAACAAGATCGATGCTTACAAGCAGACAAAGACTGATCCTATAGAACTTGTTGAATACTACAAGATGCGCTTCACT GCTCAGCAGTAA
- the LOC115735065 gene encoding glutathione S-transferase L3-like isoform X3: MAPPAVVENLPPSLNSSAEQPPLFDGTTRLYTCYTCPFAQRAWITRNCKGLQDKIKLVPLNLQDRPAWYKEKVYPMNKVPALEHNGKIVGESLDLIKYVDSNFEGPSLFPDDPEKRKLGRELWSHVDEFMKIVYTSFKGEGPKECGSAFDHLESALGKFEDGPFFLGQFSGVDIAYIPFVERFQVYLSEVWKYDITAGRPKLAAWIEEMNKIDAYKQTKTDPIELVEYYKMRFTAQQ; the protein is encoded by the exons ATGGCTCCTCC TGCCGTGGTAGAGAACTTGCCTCCTTCGTTGAACTCCAGCGCCGAGCAACCTCCTCTTTTCGATGGAACAAC AAGGTTGTACACCTGTTACACATGCCCATTTGCTCAGCGCGCCTGGATCACGAGGAACTGTAAG GGACTCCAGGACAAGATTAAATTAGTTCCTCTTAATCTTCAAGACAGGCCTGCTTGGTACAAGGAGAAAGTCTACCCCATGAATAAG GTCCCGGCTTTGGAGCACAACGGGAAAATCGTCGGAGAGAGCCTAGACCTCATCAAATACGTGGACAGCAACTTTGAAGGGCCTTCTCTTTTCCCTGAT GATCCTGAAAAGAGGAAGCTTGGTCGTGAACTGTGGTCGCATGTTGATGAATTCATGAAGATAGTCTACACTTCATTCAAGGGAGAAGGACCGAAAGAATGTG GCTCTGCTTTCGATCATTTGGAGAGTGCTCTTGGCAAATTTGAGGATGGACCATTCTTTCTCGGACAGTTCAGTGGG GTGGACATTGCTTACATCCCATTTGTTGAAAGATTCCAAGTCTACTTATCTGAAGTATGGAAATATGACATCACTGCTGGCAGACCTAAGCTAGCAGCATGGATTGAG GAAATGAACAAGATCGATGCTTACAAGCAGACAAAGACTGATCCTATAGAACTTGTTGAATACTACAAGATGCGCTTCACT GCTCAGCAGTAA
- the LOC115735065 gene encoding glutathione S-transferase L3-like isoform X2 — MAPPRSAVVENLPPSLNSSAEQPPLFDGTTKLYTCYTCPFAQRAWITRNCKGLQDKIKLVPLNLQDRPAWYKEKVYPMNKVPALEHNGKIVGESLDLIKYVDSNFEGPSLFPDDPEKRKLGRELWSHVDEFMKIVYTSFKGEGPKECGSAFDHLESALGKFEDGPFFLGQFSGVDIAYIPFVERFQVYLSEVWKYDITAGRPKLAAWIEEMNKIDAYKQTKTDPIELVEYYKMRFTAQQ; from the exons ATGGCTCCTCC TCGCAGTGCCGTGGTAGAGAACTTGCCTCCTTCGTTGAACTCCAGCGCCGAGCAACCTCCTCTTTTCGATGGAACAACGAA GTTGTACACCTGTTACACATGCCCATTTGCTCAGCGCGCCTGGATCACGAGGAACTGTAAG GGACTCCAGGACAAGATTAAATTAGTTCCTCTTAATCTTCAAGACAGGCCTGCTTGGTACAAGGAGAAAGTCTACCCCATGAATAAG GTCCCGGCTTTGGAGCACAACGGGAAAATCGTCGGAGAGAGCCTAGACCTCATCAAATACGTGGACAGCAACTTTGAAGGGCCTTCTCTTTTCCCTGAT GATCCTGAAAAGAGGAAGCTTGGTCGTGAACTGTGGTCGCATGTTGATGAATTCATGAAGATAGTCTACACTTCATTCAAGGGAGAAGGACCGAAAGAATGTG GCTCTGCTTTCGATCATTTGGAGAGTGCTCTTGGCAAATTTGAGGATGGACCATTCTTTCTCGGACAGTTCAGTGGG GTGGACATTGCTTACATCCCATTTGTTGAAAGATTCCAAGTCTACTTATCTGAAGTATGGAAATATGACATCACTGCTGGCAGACCTAAGCTAGCAGCATGGATTGAG GAAATGAACAAGATCGATGCTTACAAGCAGACAAAGACTGATCCTATAGAACTTGTTGAATACTACAAGATGCGCTTCACT GCTCAGCAGTAA
- the LOC115735065 gene encoding glutathione S-transferase L3-like isoform X4: protein MAPPAVVENLPPSLNSSAEQPPLFDGTTKLYTCYTCPFAQRAWITRNCKGLQDKIKLVPLNLQDRPAWYKEKVYPMNKVPALEHNGKIVGESLDLIKYVDSNFEGPSLFPDDPEKRKLGRELWSHVDEFMKIVYTSFKGEGPKECGSAFDHLESALGKFEDGPFFLGQFSGVDIAYIPFVERFQVYLSEVWKYDITAGRPKLAAWIEEMNKIDAYKQTKTDPIELVEYYKMRFTAQQ, encoded by the exons ATGGCTCCTCC TGCCGTGGTAGAGAACTTGCCTCCTTCGTTGAACTCCAGCGCCGAGCAACCTCCTCTTTTCGATGGAACAACGAA GTTGTACACCTGTTACACATGCCCATTTGCTCAGCGCGCCTGGATCACGAGGAACTGTAAG GGACTCCAGGACAAGATTAAATTAGTTCCTCTTAATCTTCAAGACAGGCCTGCTTGGTACAAGGAGAAAGTCTACCCCATGAATAAG GTCCCGGCTTTGGAGCACAACGGGAAAATCGTCGGAGAGAGCCTAGACCTCATCAAATACGTGGACAGCAACTTTGAAGGGCCTTCTCTTTTCCCTGAT GATCCTGAAAAGAGGAAGCTTGGTCGTGAACTGTGGTCGCATGTTGATGAATTCATGAAGATAGTCTACACTTCATTCAAGGGAGAAGGACCGAAAGAATGTG GCTCTGCTTTCGATCATTTGGAGAGTGCTCTTGGCAAATTTGAGGATGGACCATTCTTTCTCGGACAGTTCAGTGGG GTGGACATTGCTTACATCCCATTTGTTGAAAGATTCCAAGTCTACTTATCTGAAGTATGGAAATATGACATCACTGCTGGCAGACCTAAGCTAGCAGCATGGATTGAG GAAATGAACAAGATCGATGCTTACAAGCAGACAAAGACTGATCCTATAGAACTTGTTGAATACTACAAGATGCGCTTCACT GCTCAGCAGTAA